In Lates calcarifer isolate ASB-BC8 linkage group LG4, TLL_Latcal_v3, whole genome shotgun sequence, a genomic segment contains:
- the ano8a gene encoding anoctamin-8 isoform X4: MQAAGSTGAPDTDATVNSSSGSSSSSSGTSSGTADVDDSDGAGERMERTVPSEQQQQQQRTNNIQQQQQQQTSSAPSGVLDKLFGKRLLQARHFIMSRKSWLKMVPTENCDILMTFPDTIDDHTLLWLLNQIRIGIPQVSIQIRQHKHTQAHAFFITTTFENLLRGAEQMGMHKAVKPQFGGGMRRFSCEEDNIYENIESELCFFTSQERQSIIKYWLDNLRAKQGEVLHNIHFLEGQPIIPELVARGVIHQMFPLHEQRILNQLMTSWVQAVCERQPLDDICDYFGVKIGMYFAWLGFYTNSMLYPAVIGFLLWILAEADQTSQDICCVVFALFNVVWATLFLERWKRREAELAYRWGTLDTPAESLEEPRPQFRGVKRCSPITGCEEFYYPPWKRALFRWLVSLPICLLCLCFVFLAMLLCLELQEVVMEIQELPGITRFIPKILLAITVTICDEVYKKIAYWLNDMENYRLQSAYENNLIIKMVFFEFINSYLSLFYIGFYLKDMERLKEMLATLLIFRQFLQNIKEVLQPYLYEQNKLGVFTPKVLWELLQAIVLKYGRLALGKAQASMTAYSFLGPRGIPVSHTANGNPEPKRRGDLKAGFRLSEEEWDMNDSALKQRKVSFTEKVDYQDVTTEMQTGDDSFLEDSPTLVEEGMDPSSIFDSCDEDSDCELLSQESDSLCQRRKNVGEGKEDKKSWIDPPEESKTVTLTQAEIESCMQTYEDTLQDYQEMFIQFGYVVLFSSAFPLAAMCALINNIIEIRSDALKLCTGLQRPFGQRVENIGQWQTAMEAMGLIAIIVNCYLIGQCGQLQRLFPWLSPEMTIISIVLLEHFAILLKYVIHVAIPDIPGWVAEEMAKLEYRRREAFKKHEQQAQQHFQQQLRRRREEEELQRQAELQAEARQESEYHKADTQHQHHHDKTPGGKPGDKPKRPSSLLGNNNVMKLKQIIPLQGKFSSGTSRSPAQSPTGGEAKLPGFLKFLKSPEVKKEPAVAVGATPGSTVTSSVPPSGQERSQSPNRTFSPGKLFSFSKSEGTVVCANGTQPSTQAANTQPNRHDLNTTPEELPSNESDKGESRQLTDLENSGSKS, encoded by the exons ATGCAGGCGGCGGGCAGCACCGGAGCACCTGATACCGACGCTACTGTAAACAgtagcagcggcagcagcagcagcagcagcggcaccAGCAGCGGAACCGCAGACGTCGACGACAGCGACGGGGCaggggagaggatggagaggacgGTGCCAagcgagcagcagcagcagcagcaaaggaCCAAcaacatccagcagcagcagcagcagcaaacgTCCTCAGCACCGTCCGGGGTGCTCG ATAAACTGTTTGGTAAACGGCTTCTCCAGGCCCGACATTTCATTATGTCTCGGAAGTCCTGGTTGAAGATGGTGCCCACCGAAAACTGTGACATCCTGATGACATTCCCAG ATACAATAGATGATCACACTCTGCTGTGGCTCCTGAATCAGATTCGTATTGGAATCCCACAAGTCAGCATTCAAATTCGACAGCATAAACACACCCAGGCGCATGCCTTCTTCATCACGACAACATTTGAGAA CTTACTGCGAGGAGCAGAGCAGATGGGCATGCATAAGGCCGTCAAACCGCAGTTCGGTGGTGGGATGCGGCGCTTTTCCTGTGAGGAGGACAACATCTATGAGAACATAGAGAGCGAGCTCTGTTTCTTCACCTCACAG GAGCGTCAGAGCATCATTAAGTATTGGCTGGACAACCTGCGAGCCAAACAGGGGGAGGTGCTTCACAACATTCACTTCCTGGAGGGACAGCCAATCA TTCCAGAGCTGGTAGCTCGGGGGGTGATCCATCAAATGTTCCCTCTCCATGAGCAGAGGATCCTTAACCAGCTGATGACATCTTGGGTCCAAGCTGTATGTGAAAGGCAGCCCCTGG ATGATATCTGTGACTACTTTGGAGTGAAGATCGGCATGTATTTTGCCTGGCTGGGTTTCTACACCAACTCCATGCTTTACCCTGCTGTCATCGGCTTCCTGCTCTGGATACTAGCAGAAGCTGACCAG ACCAGTCAGGATATCTGCTGCGTGGTTTTTGCCCTCTTCAATGTTGTGTGGGCGACGTTGTTTTTGGAGCGCTGGAAGAGGCGAGAAGCAGAACTGGCCTACCGGTGGGGCACTTTGGACACCCCTGCCGAGTCCTTGGAGGAACCCAGGCCGCAGTTCAGG ggTGTGAAGCGCTGCAGTCCCATAACAGGCTGTGAGGAGTTCTACTACCCACCCTGGAAGAGAGCCCTGTTCAGATGGCTGGTCAGCCTGCCCAtctgcctcctctgcctctgttttgtCTTCCTCGCTATGCTCCTCTGCCTGGAACTGCAG GAAGTGGTGATGGAGATTCAGGAGCTACCTGGTATTACGAGATTCATTCCTAAGATACTTCTGGCCATTACTGTAACCATATGTGATGAAGTGTATAAGAAGATTGCCTACTGGCTCAACGACATGG AGAACTATAGACTTCAGAGTGCCTATGAGAATAATCTCATCATCAAGATGGTTTTT tttgaatTCATCAATTCTTACCTAAGCCTTTTCTACATTGGATTCTACCTCAAGGACATGGAGCGACTGAAGGAG ATGCTTGCCACTCTACTGATCTTTCGGCAGTTCCTACAGAACATCAAAGAGGTCCTCCAGCCTTATCTCTATGAACAAAACAAGCTGGGCGTCTTCACCCCAAAGGTGCTTTGGGAGCTACTCCAAGCCATCGTGCTCAAATATGGCCGCCTGGCTCTGGGAAAGGCCCAAGCCTCGATGACAGCCTATTCCTTCCTGGGTCCCAGAGGGATCCCTGTCAGTCACACTGCTAACGGTAACCCAGAGCCAAAGAGAAGAGGGGATCTGAAAGCCGGATTCAGGCTCTCAGAAGAGGAGTGGGACATGAATGACAGCGCTCTGAAACAACGTAAAGTCAGCTTCACGGAGAAGGTTGACTACCAGGACGTCACCACAGAAATGCAGACGGGGGATGACAGCTTCCTCGAGGATAGTCCTACACTGGTGGAGGAAGGGATGGATCCATCAAGTATTTTTGACAGTTGTGATGAGGACAGTGATTGTGAATTGCTGTCTCAA GAATCtgactctctctgtcagagaaGAAAGAACGTAGGCGAGGGGAAAGAGGACAAGAAGTCATGGATTGATCCGCCAGAAGAGTCCAAAACTGTCACTCTGACCCAGGCTGAGATTGAGAGCTGCATGCAGACGTATGAG GACACGCTTCAGGACTACCAGGAGATGTTCATTCAGTTTGGCTACGTGGTGCTCTTCTCATCTGCGTTTCCCTTGGCGGCCATGTGTGCTCTTATCAACAACATCATCGAGATCCGCAGCGATGCCCTCAAGCTCTGTACTGGCCTGCAGAGGCCCTTCGGACAGAGAGTGGAGAACATCGGACAATGGCAG ACTGCAATGGAGGCTATGGGCTTGATAGCTATCATAGTTAACTGTTACCTGATTGGTCAGTGTGGGCAGCTGCAGCGTCTGTTCCCCTGGTTGAGTCCTGAAATGACCATCATCTCCATCGTCTTACTGGAG CACTTTGCAATCCTCCTAAAGTACGTCATCCATGTTGCCATCCCTGATATCCCAGGCTGGGTAGCAGAAGAGATGGCCAAGCTAGAGTATCGACGAAGGGAAGCTTTCAAG AAGCATGAGCAGCAGGCCCAGCAGCACttccaacagcagctcagacgTCGGcgtgaagaggaggagcttcagCGCCAGGCTGAGCTGCAGGCCGAGGCCCGCCAGGAGAGCGAGTACCACAAGGCGGACACCCAGCACCAGCATCACCACGACAAAACACCAGGGGGCAAGCCAGGGGACAAGCCTAAGAGACCCAGCTCTCTGCTGGGGAACAACAATGTGATGAAGCTAAAGCAGATCATCCCGCTGCAGGGGAAGTTCTCCTCCGGGACCTCACGCTCACCGGCCCAGTCCCCAACGGGAGGTGAGGCGAAGCTCCCAGGATTTCTGAAGTTCCTGAAGTCACCTGAGGTGAAAAAAGAGCCTGCGGTGGCGGTTGGAGCGACACCTGGGTCAACAGTGACCTCTTCGGTTCCCCCTAGTGGCCAGGAGAGGTCACAGTCCCCCAACAGGACAT